Proteins encoded by one window of Amaranthus tricolor cultivar Red isolate AtriRed21 chromosome 4, ASM2621246v1, whole genome shotgun sequence:
- the LOC130811233 gene encoding probable pectin methyltransferase QUA2 codes for MSRPLQRGVSGDQRRFSVGNHGSWDIEDSQMKEKSEKDDTRASRSLSDQSYSVKLPFRLNSSDNIPSKLVVNENGFTSELFSAGSPRKRHKLILHLLRISLVFIVIVALTGSFWWTISITTSSRGHIYHSYRRLQEQLVSDFTTISELSLGQDKSREIDFCSEEYENFVPCYNVSESSALGYADGDEYNRLCEHSLKQNCLVSPPVNYKIPLRWPTGRDVIWVANVKISAQEVLSSGSLMKRMMMLDEEQISFRSDSLMSDNIEDYSHQIAEMIGLRSSSSFIQAGVRNILDIGCGYGTFGAHLFSKELLTMCIAPYEASGSQVQLTLERGLPAMIGSLTTKQLPFSSLSYDMVHCAWCGIDWDLKDGLFLIEVDRVLRPGGYFVWTSPLTNARNKVNQKRWKVVHDFAENLCWDLQSQQDETVVWKKTSKRSCYFSRKPGSGPSVCSKGQDVETPYYHPLQMCIGGTHSRLWLPIEEKLTWPSRAKLNGKELQHHDLHPEDLAEDSSYWNSAIRNYWTLLSPLIFSDHPKRPGDEDPSPPYNMLRNVLDMNARYGGFNAALLDTGKSVWVMNVVPTSGPNYLPLIQDRGFVGVLHDWCEAFPTYPRTYDLVHADGLLTLEKRSEGICNTFDIFVEIDRILRPEGWVIFRDKSTLIESMRPLVAYLKWEARVIEIESNNDEKLLVCQKPFFKRHAK; via the exons ATGTCGAGGCCGCTACAGAGAGGCGTATCTGGTGATCAACGACGATTTTCAGTTGGTAATCATGGTTCTTGGGATATTGAAGATTcacaaatgaaagaaaaatctgaAAAAGATGATACTCGAGCTAGTCGTTCGTTGTCTGATCAAAGCTATTCAGTAAAATTGCCTTTTCGATTGAATTCTTCGGATAATATCCCTTCGAAGTTGGTTGTTAATGAAAATGGGTTTACATCGGAATTATTTAGCGCGGGTAGTCCAAGAAAACGGCACAAGTTAATCTTGCATCTCCTTAGAATAAGTTTAGTGTTTATAGTGATTGTTGCTTTAACCGGGTCGTTTTGGTGGACTATCTCGATTACTACATCTTCAAGAGGTCATATATACCATAGTTATAGAAGACTCCAAGAGCAACTTGTGTCGGATTTTACGACCATTAGTGAGCTTTCTTTAGGGCAGGACAAATCGAGAGAAATAGACTTTTGCTCGGAGGAATATGAAAACTTTGTGCCTTGTTATAATGTTTCGGAAAGTTCTGCTTTAGGATATGCTGACGGCGATGAATATAACCGTCTTTGTGAGCACAGTTTGAAGCAAAATTGCTTGGTTTCACCACCCGTAAATTACAAGATTCCTCTGAGATGGCCTACTGGAAGAGATGTCATTTGGGTAGCTAATGTTAAAATTAGTGCTCAAGAAGTACTTTCATCGGGAAGCTTGATGAAAAG GATGATGATGCTAGACGAAGAGCAGATTTCTTTCCGATCTGACTCGCTTATGTCGGATAACATTGAGGACTATTCACATCAAATTGCGGAAATGATTGGGTTAAGAAGCTCTTCTAGTTTTATTCAAGCTGGG GTGAGAAATATCCTAGATATAGGATGTGGATATGGTACCTTTGGAGCGCATCTGTTCTCAAAAGAGTTACTGACTATGTGTATTGCGCCCTATGAGGCTTCAGGTAGTCAAGTTCAACTAACACTTGAAAGAGGTCTTCCTGCAATGATCGGTTCTTTGACTACCAAACAGTTGCCATTTTCTTCTCTTTCGTATGACATGGTGCACTGTGCGTGGTGTGGCATTGACTGGGATCTCAAAG ATGGCTTATTCTTGATTGAAGTTGATAGAGTCTTGAGACCCGGTGGATATTTTGTGTGGACTTCACCTCTTACCAATGCGCGTAATAAAGTGAATCAGAAAAGATGGAAGGTTGTTCATGATTTTGCCGAGAATCTTTGTTGGGATTTGCAGTCTCAACAAGATGAAACCGTGGTGTGGAAGAAGACGTCCAAAAGGAGCTGCTATTTCTCTAG GAAACCCGGTTCAGGCCCGTCTGTATGCAGCAAGGGTCAAGACGTTGAAACTCCGTATTATCACCCACTCCAAATGTGCATTGGAGGTACTCATAGCCGCCTTTGGCTTCCCATCGAGGAGAAGTTAACTTGGCCATCTCGGGCTAAATTGAATGGAAAGGAGCTTCAACATCATG ATCTGCATCCCGAAGACTTGGCTGAGGATAGTTCTTATTGGAATTCTGCAATCCGTAATTACTGGACTCTTCTTTCACCTTTGATTTTCTCCGACCATCCAAAAAGACCCGGTGATGAGGATCCGTCTCCACCTTACAACATGCTTAGAAATGTGTTAGATATGAATGCAAGGTATGGTGGTTTCAACGCGGCGTTACTAGACACTGGAAAATCTGTGTGGGTCATGAATGTTGTACCTACAAGTGGGCCCAACTACTTGCCCTTGATTCAGGACAGGGGATTTGTTGGTGTATTACATGACTG GTGTGAAGCATTTCCGACATACCCGCGAACTTATGATTTGGTGCATGCTGATGGTCTACTCACTCTAGAAAAACGTTCCGAGGGAATTTGTAATACTTTTGATATATTTGTCGAGATTGATCGAATACTGCGGCCTGAG GGATGGGTAATTTTCCGCGATAAATCTACTTTAATCGAGTCAATGAGACCGCTTGTAGCATATCTAAAATGGGAAGCTCGGGTTATTGAAATTGAGAGCAACAACGACGAGAAGCTTCTCGTTTGCCAGAAGCCTTTCTTCAAGAGGCATGCAAAGTGA